A window from Piliocolobus tephrosceles isolate RC106 chromosome 11, ASM277652v3, whole genome shotgun sequence encodes these proteins:
- the LOC111546091 gene encoding glutathione S-transferase Mu 3-like, whose protein sequence is MCGESEKIQVDILENQATNFHTQLIQHCYISDHEKLKPQYLEQLPEQLKQFSMFLGEILMVCKGKLTFVDFHIYDVLDQNRMFEPKCLDEFPHLKAFMCPFEALKKTAAYNAV, encoded by the exons ATGTGTGGTGAGAGTGAAAAGATTCAAGTGGACATTTTAGAGAACCAAGCAACCAATTTCCACACACAACTGATACAGCACTGTTACATCTCTGACCATGAAAAA ctgAAACCTCAGTACTTGGAACAGCTACCTGAACAACTGAAACAATTCTCCATGTTCCTGGGAGAAATTCTCATGGTTTGCAAGGGAAAGCTCACCTTTGTAGATTTTCACATCTATGACGTCCTGGATCAGAACCGCATGTTTGAGCCCAAGTGCCTGGATGAGTTCCCACATCTGAAGGCTTTCATGTGCCCTTTTGAGGCTTTGAAGAAAACTGCCGCCTACAATGCAGTCTGA